From a single Nematostella vectensis chromosome 3, jaNemVect1.1, whole genome shotgun sequence genomic region:
- the LOC5520019 gene encoding V-type proton ATPase subunit C: MAEYWLVSAPGEKTQQQTYEALKSRMVGMSPVYKFPIPELKVGTLDTLVGLSDDLNKVDSFVESTTRKLAHYMVDVLEEHQDRVKENLLANGHELSNYVTKFQWDSAKYPIKQSLRNLTEIISKQVSQIEHDLKTKSAAYNNIKGTLASLERKSTGSLLTRNLGELVKKEHFVLDSEYLTTLLVVVPKALFNEWKEKYWKLTDMVVPESSKLLFEDNEHGLFTVTLFKKVLEEFKHHARDNKFLVRDFVYDEQALSAGKNEISKLESDRKRQFGPLVRWLRVNFSDSFTAWIHIKALRVFVESVLRYGLPVNFQAMLLEPSKKTQKKIRDSLDTAYSYLESKSFSATVNEQAIDIPGLMISHQQYYPYVFYNIKLNLLER; this comes from the exons ATGGCCGAGTACTGGCTTGTTTCAGCACCGGGCGAGAAAACGCAACAACAGACGTACGAAGCCCTAAAATCCCGTATGGTTGGCATGTCTCCTGTCTACAAATTTCCGATTCCCGAACTGAAG GTTGGAACCCTTGATACACTAGTTGGACTTTCTGATGATCTGAACAAAGTTGATTCATTTGTTGAAAG CACAACGAGAAAGCTAGCACACTACATGGTTGATGTCCTGGAAGAACATCAG GATAGAGTAAAAGAAAATCTCTTGGCAAATGGCC ATGAACTCAGCAACTATGTAACCAAATTTCAGTGGGATTCAGCTAAATATCCAATTAAGCAATCACTCCGTAATCTAACAGAGATCATAAGCAAG CAAGTCTCCCAGATTGAGCATGACCTGAAGACCAAATCAGCGGCATACAATAACATCAAAGGCACCCTCGCCTCCCTGGAGAGAAAATCTAC GGGCAGCCTGTTAACGAGAAATCTTGGTGAACTTGTCAAAAAAGAGCACTTTGTCTTAGACTCCGAATATCTGACAACACTACTTGTTGTTGTCCCAAA AGCTTTGTTTAATGAGTGGAAAGAGAAATACTGGAAATTGACAGATATGGTTGTCCCAGAGTCTTCAAA GTTGCTGTTTGAAGATAATGAACATGGGCTGTTCACTGTGACACTTTTCAAGAAAGTTTTAGAGGAGTTCAAGCACCACGCAAGAGATAACAA ATTTCTTGTCCGTGACTTTGTGTATGATGAGCAAGCGCTCTCTGCTGGCAAGAATGAGATCTCAAAGTTGGAGTCAGACAGAAAAAGACAGTTT ggtcctcTTGTAAGATGGCTCCGTGTTAATTTCAGTGACTCTTTCACGGCATGGATACACATTAAG gCACTAAGAGTCTTTGTTGAATCAGTTCTAAG ATATGGCCTCCCTGTAAACTTCCAAGCAATGTTACTTGAG CCATCAAAAAAGACACAGAAGAAGATCCGTGATTCCCTAGACACTGCATACAGCTACCTGGAGTCCAAGTCGTTCAGTGCAACAGTAAATGAG CAAGCGATAGACATCCCTGGTCTTATGATATCCCATCAACAGTACTACCCCTATGTCTTCTACAACATCAAGCTCAACCTTCTAGAGAGATAG